The Peribacillus simplex genome contains the following window.
GCCGTTTGATACTGGAATTCTATTATGACAGCCAATTGCTGTGATTTATTTCTTACAAAGGACGGATTTCAAAACAACATGATTAGGGGCAATTGGACAGTGGCATATTCGACGGAAAAATTAATAATGTTGTTCATAAGAAAGTCAAGCCCTCTATCCTTTGCAGGAGAAGGGCTTGTTTTCTTTTTTTCTTCGTGTTTACTAGCAATCGCTATTAACATATCCTTCATAAGTTCTTCTGAAGCCAATCGTTCAGGAAGTGATGTGAACCACTCTTTTTAACATCTTCATACTTTATCTCTATATTTATAATTTTCTTGTAGTTTTTTTTTCCCATCTTTTATGAAGTTAGCAGGTAATGGCAGGAAAAAGTACAAATATAAACTAATGAATGATATAGGATAAGGATACCCGTAAAGGAGGGCATTGATAATAGGTGTATTCGAAAAATACCATGGGAGGAGAATAACAATTGAAAAGGAATGTAATCAATTATGTCGTTTTTCTTGTCCTCATACTAACCATATTAATTATGGCAAAGCCGAACTTTTCCTCAGCGGGAAAATTGAAGCCGCCATCCGAAACTTTCAACCCAGGGGATTGGTTTCTGGGAAGTACCCCTCCCAATCTTGACACAAATAAACCACCAATCGTATTTGTCCAAGGGAAAAATAGCAATTCAGCCAGCTGGTACGGTGAAACGGACTATCACGGTGTCAATGATATGTATACTAAGGCATATGAAGCGGGCTATCAAACGGTTTTTGTACAGCTTTACGATTCTGCTGGAAATGGATCAGTTAGCCAATATGCTAACGGAAGGCTGCTAGCTCAAATGCTTGCAGAAATCAGTAACCATTTCGGGGGCGAAAAAGTAAATATTATAGCTCACAGCAAGGGGGGGCCAGACACCCAAGCGGCTCTAGTACACTTTGGAGCACACCAATATGTTGGAAGGGTCATCACTTTAGCTTCCCCTCATCACGGTTCCAACTTGGCTGATTTGGCATATAGCTGGTATGCGGGCTGGCTTGGTTCCCTATTGGGCCAAAAAGATGAAGGAACTTATTCTTTACAGGTTGGTAAAATGGCGGAGTTTCGTTCTGTCACGGATAACCATGTTAACGCCCGGAAAAATATGTATTTCACCGTGGCCGGTATGAATAGAGGACCGGTTCTTTCCGCTTTATCAATGGGTGGACAATATTTATCTTCATATGGAGAAAATGATGGTTTAGTGAATGTATGGAGTACGAAAATACCCTACGCGTCACATTTATTTACGGATCCCAACTATGATCACGACAATATTCGAATAGGTTCAGCTGTATTTTCAAGGATTGAACCCTATTTAAGAAGCACTTCTATTGCTGGGATTCCTGGTTTAAATGTCAATTATAAAGAAAACGTTGAAGATGATGTCATCACAACCGCTCTTTCGCAAACCGTCCTGGGAGATGTCCTGCAACAAAATGTCTGGAACGAACAAAGTTTCCATGTAAATGAAGCAGCTCCAAGTGATATAACCATATACACTGCCACAAATGATGTCGAGGTTGAATTGATTTCTCCATCTAATAAAAAGTATAGACCTTCCTTAAAAGTTCAATCTGCAAAAAATCAAACTTCCTTTTTTAATGGTGCTACCATACAAACATTTAATAGGAATAAACTTGAAATTGGTGACTGGAGAGTGCGAATGAAGACTAAATCACCAAAAGATGCATACCTTTTCACGGCACAATTTAACGAAAAGAATCCGATTATATTAAGTATGGCTGGAAAAGTTAAGCAAAAAGATGCTAAATTTATCATTAAGAATCCGATGAATGATAAAAAAAGGCCAATCAGCACAACATTTCTGGTTCATCTAATAGATGAAAGCGGGAAAGAAATTAGTGAAAAAAGCACAATTCAGGAAATGGATACCGAAAATTTTTCGGGTACCCTTCCAGAAGTGCCTAAATCAGGTGTTTATAATGTAACAATTGACGTCAAGGAAAAAAGCGTGAATGGTCCTGAAAGAACCCGTACGCTGATTCGTTCGGTCTATATTGAAAAGTAGTGGAACTTACCAAAAAATCCCCTCTCTTAATTGAGAGGTTTTTTTAGGTTGAAATGTGGAGGTGTGAATTGGTTTTATTTACTTTACTTTGGGCTATGTTGATTCAGCTAAGTAAAAAGCTAGGCCGTAATTGCCATAAAGGAATGAATATTAGATTGTTCGATGGGAATATAAGCTAGTTTGGTCTCCTGGCAAGAACAAGATTGATGACCCTAGGCGTGTGCTATCATGTATAGTTCAATCCTACTTTTGATAAGATTCTCTATAAGACAAAATACTAGTTTTGAGAGCAGCATAGTTGCCTATGCTTGCATAGCCATAAAACCAGCCCATGAAAATTCCTGCAACCAAATGGTGTCGATGGCTGATGAAAATGGAAATGAATAAGCCTAGAACCAAAGCGATGGCAGGGATGAATTTTGGAGGAATTGGAAACATGACCTTAATAAGTTGAGTAAGTGTCATGATGGTAGGAATGGCTATCACTGCATCCCAAAAGTTTGTATGGATGGTTGGGAAGTCCATAATGTCACCACCTTAGAAGTTTTCACAATTAATTTTTACCATTTACAAAGGATTTATACCATATTAATTAATGCAATATAAACGATTGATCAATGAAAGTTGATACAACAAGTTTCGAAGACTTTCAAGTTCAATGTGAAGCCGCTCAATGTATGCTTGCTCTTTTTTGATCATAGTGAAGACAATTAACCAAATATCAGTACCTTTTTTGCTGGACATGCTGTCACCCTTTTCATGGTTTAGAATACGATATGAATGAAGATAACCAGTTAAGAAAGTGAGTCCTAATAATGGAGGTTCTAATGAGCAAGGAAACGTTTATTAAGGAAATTGCTCCATATGCCCTGAAAATTCAAAAGGAATTTAAAATTTTGCCTTCTGTGATCATTGCACAAGCTTGTTTGGAGATGGATATGGGACAAGCTTTTTAGCAAATCAAGGAAAGAATATATTCGGTACAAAAGGTGATTTTAAGGGCGAGTCAGTCATTATACAAACAATTGAATACGTCAACGGTGCACCCGTTCAAGTATGGAACAAATTCAGAAAATATCCAACATGGGAAGAAAGTCTAAGAGATCTTGCCAATCTATATGTAAAGGGAACTTCATGGAATAGAAGTTTGTATACAGCGGTCATTGGAGAACAAGATTACAAAAAAGCACTCAAAGCAATATTCGATGCGGGTTACGCCTCGGATCCGAAATATATAGAAAAACTGGCGAACCTAATCGAAACAAGCGATTTAACTAAATATGATGAATGCATCGAAGAGGTCTATCATATCGTCAAAAAAGGGGATTCCGTATCTGCGCTTGCAAAAGCATATGGTTCTACGCAAATGCAGATTCAACAGTGGAATGGATTGGTCGATCTTAACCTTATTAAAGTGAACCAAAGATTAAGAGTGAAATGAACATTTACAGGGAGCGGGGTTTCATCTCGCTCTTTATTAATTTTATGGTTTCATATTTTTCCTAAAGTACATATATCCAGAAAGCGATACTTTGCCTATCAACCGCCATAAATGAATAATGTTTTAATACTCCTATGAAAACACGCTTCTATTAAAAAAATATTTCAAACCTAGTCTTCCAAATGCATAATGATAGAATTTCGGACATAAATTAAACAAACAAAAAAAAAGCGCGTTTAGCGCTTTTAATGTATTTGTCTATATAAGCCTATTACTTTTCCAAGTATCGAAACATCTCTTAAAATAATTGGTTCCATATTTGAGTTCTCAGGCTGAAGCCTTATGTAATCCGGTTCCTTAAAGAATCGTTTTACAGTGGCTTCATCATCTTCCGTCATGGCCACGACGATATCTCCATTATTGGCGCTGCTTTGTTGTTTCACGATGACATAATCTCCATCATGGATTCCTGCTTCAATCATACTTTCACCCATGATTTCTAGCATGAAAACATGGTCATCATGTGGAACCATGCTTTCGGGAAGCGGAAAGTATTCTTCTATGTTCTCAATTGCAGTTATCGGCATGCCCGCGGTTACTTTACCAAGTAACGGCACGTTCACGACACTAGCTTTGGGGATATTATTCGCTTCCTCCAAGTTCAGTATTTCAATGGCCCTCGGCTTGGTTGGGTCACGTCTTATCAGACCTTTACTTTCCAGGCGGGATAAATGTCCGTGTACTGTTGAACTTGATGCAAGTCCCACTGCTTCGCCAATCTCCCGGACGGAAGGTGGATACCCTTTTTGGCGGACCTCTTCTTTAATGAAATCAAGGATATCTTGCTGCCGTTTTGATAGTTTAGTCATATGTGCACCTCTTCTCCAATGTTCTTTGCCCCATTATAGCATGGCCCCCAATTCTATACAAACATAAGTTCGAATTTAGTTGTTGACTGAAACAAACGTTCGTATTATAATTTTGACATAACATACGAACGAACATTCGCTTTGGAGGGATATTTATGAAAAAAATATACAAAAATTATGTATATACGATTCTGTTAGCTGGATCAGTATTCATCTTTTCAATTTTATTCTCTTGTACATTGGACAATGATCAAAAAAAAGATTTCCTTTCTATAGAAGTAGGTGAAGGCGACACCCTATGGGGAATTGCCGAAAAATATGATGAAGCTGATTTGACAAAAAAAGAATTCATTGGTTGGATAGAAGAGCATAATGGAGTCAGGGCAGATTCGATTAAACCTGGTCAAGTCATTGTCATACCGGTTAAAGGGGAAGAACTTGTTCAGAATTTGGCAAGTCAGCAGTAAGCAGTGAAGGTAGGGTATTATGAAGGCAATAATCTATTGTAGGGTTAGCACAGAAAAAGAGTCACAGGAGACATCATTGGCAAGGCAGGAAGATGAATTAGTCAAATTGGCCGAAAAGTTGGATATGGAAGTTGTTTCCATAATAAAGGAGCAGGAAAGCGGTTATGAGTTAAACCGGGATGGCATTTTTGACATGATCGAACTATTTAAAGCCAAAGAAGCCGAAGTTCTATTAATCCAGGACGAAACAAGACTAGGAAGAGGGAATGCCAAAATAGCCCTTTTCCATGTCATCCTTAAAGAAGACGTGAAAATTTATACGCTCTCACACGATGGGGAAATAGAGTTATCGGATTCGGATGCCATGGTCATCCAGATAGTCGGTATTGTTGAGGAATATCAAAGGAAATTACATAACCTAAAAATAAAACGCGGGATGATAAGAGCCGTTGAAAAAGGCTACCGCCCTCAAAACAATCTTCAGAACCAAAGGAATTCTACTGGAAGGGAACGTATGGAAATTCCCATTGAAGAGATTATTAAACTCCGGGCTAATGGATTGACATTTGCAGAAATCGCAGCCACTTTAAGGGGCTTTGGATACAATGTATCCAAAGCTACGGTGAACAGGCGTTTTCTCGAACATCAACTAAATATACAGGAAAGTCAATCATAGAACTTGTAATTTCGCTTTTTTTTTAATACCATGACAATATCCGCAGATTACGAAGGAGCGAAATTATGCTATCAAAAGAAAAAATAGCCCGTATTAATGAACTTTCTAAAAAGGCAAAGGCTGAAGGTTTAACGGAAGTCGAGGCGAAAGAGCAAACCCAATTAAGAAGTGAGTATTTAGAAACATTCAGACGGTCCATGTCCGATACGTTGGAGCACGTGAAAGTCGTTGATCCAGAAGGTAATGACGTCACTCCTCAAAAGATAAAGAATATTAAAGAAAAAAGAAACTTACATTAATGCTTGGACTATTATCATGAAACACCCCATTTTAAGCTTTAAGGATTAAAAAGGGAGTGCATTCATGTATGTATTCTCCTATTTAGCTTAATCTAAATAGGGGACTTCTTTAATTTCCAGAAAATATTGTAATATCGGGGTTGTAAATAGTGTTTTTAGTTGTGATATTATGCTGGTCACTATAATATAAAGAGGTACATTACAGGAAGGGATGTTTTACGATATGTTAGATAAATTAGATGCACTTTCTATCAATACGATTCGTACATTATCGATTGATGCAATTGAAAAGGCTAATTCCGGCCATCCAGGCATGCCCATGGGTGCAGCGCCGATGGCGTACAAATTATGGACTGAATATATGAATCATAACCCGAAAAATCCAGATTGGTTTAATAGAGATCGCTTCGTTCTTTCAGCTGGTCATGGGTCTATGCTGTTATACAGCCTTCTTCATTTATCGGGCTATGGCTTATCTATCGATGATTTGAAAAGCTTCCGCCAATGGGGCAGTAAAACTCCAGGACATCCCGAATTCGGACATACCGCTGGGGTAGATGCAACGACAGGACCTCTTGGACAAGGTATTGCAATGGCAGTCGGAATGGCAATGGCAGAACGCCACTTGGCAGAAAGCTATAACCGTGAATCTTATAATGTGGTCGATCATTATACATATAGCATTTGTGGGGATGGAGATTTAATGGAAGGTGTTTCTGCAGAAGCGGCTTCATTAGCAGGACATCTGCAACTTGGAAGACTTGTCGTTTTATATGATTCTAATGATATATCCCTTGACGGCGACTTAAGTCAATCATTTAGTGAAAGTGTAGCAAACCGGTTCAAATCTTATGGATGGCAATATGTCCGCGTTGAGGACGGGAACGATCTTCAGGAAATTGCCAAAGCGATTGAAGAAGCGAAAACCGATGAGGCACGTCCAACATTAATCGAAGTGAAAACGGTTATTGGTTACGGTTCACCAAACCGTTCAGGTAAATCTGCTGTTCACGGCGCTCCGCTTGGTGCAGATGAGCTGAAGTTGACTAAGGAAGCTTATAAATGGACATTCGAAGAGGATTTCCATGTTCCAGAAGAAGTTTATTCTCACTTCAATGAATCTGTTGTAGAGGCAGGCGCCCAAAAAGAAGAAGCTTGGAATGAATTGTTCAAAAATTACAAAGAAGCACACCCTGAGTTAGCCGAGCAATTGGAGCTGGCAATCAAAGGTGAACTGCCTGCTGAGTGGGATCAGGAAATTCCGGTTTATGAAGAAGGAAAAACATTAGCTTCCCGTGCTTCAAGCGGAGAAGTATTGAATGCAATTGCCAAAAAGGTCCCTAGCTTCATTGGTGGTTCAGCAGATTTAGCAGGATCTAATAATACTGCCATCAAAGGTGAGACAGATCTATTACCTGGTAATTACAGTGGCCGTAATATATGGTTCGGTGTACGTGAATTCGCTATGGGTGCGGCTTTAAATGGAATGACCCTTCATGGTGGATTAAAAGTGTACGGAGGTACATTCTTCGTATTCTCTGATTATTTGCGTCCTGCCATAAGAATGGCAGCACTGATGGGACTACCTGTAACGTATGTCTTCACCCACGATAGCATTGCTGTAGGGGAAGACGGACCGACACATGAGCCAATCGAACAATTAGCATCATTGCGGGCAATGCCCAACCTAGGGGTAATCCGTCCAGCTGATGGCAATGAAACGGCAGCAGCTTGGAAAGTGGCTATGGAGTCTACAAATAAACCGAATGCCCTTGTACTGACTCGTCAAGGGTTGCCAACAATAAAAGATACTTCCGAAACTGCTTATGAAGGTGTTTCAAAAGGGGCTTACATCATATCCGCTGCTAAGAAAGAAGAAGCGGATGCATTACTACTTGCGACTGGTTCTGAAGTGAACTTGGCTGTGGAAGCACAGAAAGCTTTAGCGAACGATGGAATTGATGTTTCGGTAATCAGCATGCCATCATGGGATCGATTTGAAACTCAATCTAAAGAATATAAACAAAGTGTAATCAATCCAGCAGTGAAAAAACGTCTAGCTATCGAAGTGGCATCACCGTTTGGCTGGGATCGTTATGCAGGTGATGAGGGTGAAATATTGGCCATCAATCATTTTGGAGCTTCTGCACCAGGCGGTAAGATCATGGAGGAATTTGGTTTCACTGTAGAAAATGTAGTTGCTCGTGTTAAAGAAATGCTTAAATAATAGTAATGGGGAACTGATACCAACTAGTTTGGTGTCAGTTTTTTTATCGAACCTTCTAATTGTATGTTGAAAGTGCTCTTATTCTCTGGGATAGCATCCATTCGACAAAAAAAGAAAAAAATTTCTCCAGCAAACAACATTTCTTTTTAGTTTGTCAATATATAATGAGAATAAATAATTTTCGTTTAAATGTGTCAGTTAAAGGGGAAAGTCATCAAGGGTAGGAAATAATGGAAGGTCCTGATGGTAAGTTGTTCTGGTGACCAAAAATAGGAATGCTAGGAGGCGTTGGCTGATGAGAACCTATCAAATCTTTTTAATCGAAGATGAATTTGCCCATCATTATTATGGAAGAGAAAAGCTATTTTTCAATTTGTTTTTGGAGTATATTCAAGCAAGGGGCAGACTGAAGAGTATTTTGCAAAAACAAATCGAATTTGTCACCAAAACAGTCCCCATTATCCAGTTGCAGGTAGCAATTGAACAACGTTTACAAAAAAAGATGAATTTTTGGTCTCAAAATGGAAAATACTATTTAGAAAAAACAAACGGATCAAGTAAAGCCGTGTTAATCATCCAGGATGAGTCCATTACGCTTAAAGCTGAAGGAGACTATGAAGCGGAGACGGCTTTCTTTGAATGCATTCGAAAATATGAAGCGAGTTTTCTAGCCATTGATTTTGAACACGAAAAATACGGTTGGTTAAAACCGATAAAAGAAAGAAAATTTGTCTAAATGGGGGACTTTTCGGTAGCGGGTATTGTATAATAACCTTTGGTCTAGTACACTGATGTTAGACAACACGAAGGAGGAAATAGTATGTGGGTTTACATTCTAGTTGGCGTACTGGCATTGATTGCTGGAGTAGTGCTGGGATTTTTCATCGCTCGTAAATACATGATGGATTACTTAAAGAAAAATCCGCCAATTAACGAACAGATGCTGAAAATGATGATGATGCAAATGGGTATGAAACCATCCCAAAAGAAAATTAATCAAATGATGAGCGCCATGAATAAACAACAAACAAAATAATAAGCATGAAATACCGCTATTATAACCTTGTTTTTATAAAAAGATAGGATAAATGTAAAGTTATAACGATAAACCACGTAAGGATCGAACCTTCAATTGATTTAAGTGATAATTAAGTTTATCTTCCTTTTTAAACGTAAAGCCACTTTTCCTGGACGAGTTTCAGGAAAAGTGGCTTTTATTTTGGAGTTTGAATATCATTGGTAACAATTTTTAGAATCGGAAGCAATAAAGGTTTTGGAACTAGAGTAGAAGCAATAGTCGCCATGAACTTGCGAACAAAATAGCTTGAACAACAATACCTGGAGTCAATAAATTCAGTAACCTACAAAATCACTGCTATTCAGGGCTTCAGCACCACTTTAATGCATCCGTTTGTCCTTGTATCGAATACTTGATAACCATGTTTAGCTTGATTGATTGGAAGTACATGGGTTACGACATCGCCAGGATCAACCTTTCCTTCAGATATAAGTTTATAGAGATAGGGCATATAAGGGATAACAGGAGCTTGTCCGGTCTTGATATCCACGTTTCTTTGAAATATATCTCCTAACGGAAATCCGTTATAACGCCCACCGTAAACACTTGTTATTTGAATGGTTTCAGCTTTACGCACGGCTTGGGAGGCAATTACAAGACCACCCATGGCACCTCCATGCAGCTTAAGGCCAGTTGCTAGATATTCCATAGGAGTCATTTTACCGTTCATGCCAGAACAGTCAATTACGATGTCGGCTCCGTCTTTAGTTATTTCTTTAAGATATTCCCCTACGTTTTCATATTGTTCGAAATTAACGATTTCGACTTTATTTATCCGTTTAGCATGTTCCAAACGATAGTTGAGATGATCGACGGCAATGACCCTTTTCCATTTCGGCATGTAAATCAATGGATTGCTCCATTTGCCGGTATAGGGCTTGTCTCAATTCTGGACTCATTGTTTCCGTTATAGCTATTGCATACGTATGAATCCCGTTTTTGATTGACAGTAGGAATTCCAGGGCAATAGAAGAATCAGCCATTTCAGGCATATGTTCAGCGCCTTGGGGATTTAAATAGTCCATTTCCATAACGTTCACCTCATTGTATATAGTTTGTTCGGGCACCTTCGTAAAAACTTTTCAGTTCATTAATGGCTATTATGGATTGCTGTACGTCTTTTTCCATTAGTGCCTTTAAATCATTATCGAAACAAATTCCTTGCATTAATTTGGATTTCATCAAGCTTATTGTTTTAAAATTTATTATTTCATGCGTCTCCATGGTCTCATGAAAGGCCAGATTTTCATTTTCCATCCAATCACCCCCTAAGGTGTATGTAACAAAAGTAATTTTCCCTATTCAACTTATTGGTATACAGGGGGTCTAGGTTTTATCTTCTTTTAGAAACAATGAATAAGACCATTTGAACAACGAAAGATAAGTAAGTGAATGTAAATGAAAGGAGAGATACTTTTAATGGGAAAGTTAGGACTGCATGAAACGTTAGAGTTGCATGAAATATTGAATTTCAAAAGCCTTTGTCTATCTAAAAGTTCTATAATGAACGGATTAGTTCGAGATACGGAATTAAAAAACATTCTATTACAAGACATCAGCAGCGGCAGAGAGCAAATTCAAAGATTACAGGAAATTCTGGTTAATCAAGGAGAGGGGAAATAATGACTAATTTTTTACAAAATATGGCGGGTATGAGTGGAATGACCGATCAGGTGATTGCAACTGACTTTCTGATTTCTGCCAAATCAGGAATTAGAAATGCGGCTTTCGCTATAACTGAAACAGCTTCACCTGAACTGAGGGCTGCATTACGGGAACAGCTAAAGTCCGCTGTAGAAACACATGGGATCATAAGTGATTATATGGTTTCTAAAGGTTATTATCACCCTCAGGATATGGATGAGCAAGCACAGGTGAATCTTCAAACGGCTAATACGGCATTGAATCTTTAAGATTTTGACGAGCTTTTGGATGGTTCCACTTTCCAAAAGCTAACTGATGAAGTGCCCTCTATCTTTTGATAGAGGGAAATTTCATTGCGATTATAAACATATCAACAAAAGTTGAGTTTTTTGTGTTGACTTTATCAACTGTAAATATTAAGATTACAGTAATCTCCTTGAGGAGGATGCAAAAAGTGAATAGTGATTTTACAATAGCTGTGCATAGTTTGGTCTATTTAGCTTATCTACCAGATCATATGGCTAGCAGTGAGTCTATCGCAGAAAACGTTTGTACAAATTCGGCAAGGATTCGGAAAATGATGAGCTGCTTACGGAATAAAGGATTTGTTAAGACTAAAGAAGGTGTGGGCGGAGGCTATATTCTGGACTGTAACCCTGAAGAGGTGAGTTTGGCAGATATTTATATAACGGTCTCGCATGGAACCTTGAAGCCAAAGTGGTGTACAGGTAATCCGGAGAAAAAATGTGTCATATCTTCCAATACCCAGGTAGTCATGGATCAAATATTCGATGAAGCTGAGTTATATTTTGAAAAATATTTAGAAGATATTACTCTCAGCACTTTTTTGGAAAAAATTAAACAATGTCCGTGATGTTGATTTAGTTTTTTCTTTTGTCTTTACTGTACATTTTATTTTTACAGTTAATAATTGATAACAATAGAATATAAAAGGGGTGTTAAAAATGGCCGGAAATAATCAGTTAAATAATGGGGATTGGGTGCAGGGAAGATCAAGAGATGGCGAACTTATCCATGGTTACATTGAAACGGTAAGCGCGAATCGAGAAATCGTTAAAGTGAATGTGGTGGAAAGTGACAATAAAAAAGCGGTCGGGAAATCGATTTCGATTCCGAGTAAATGGACTGAAAAGTTGCCTGATCTAGAAATCAGTAACGAAAGTCATCTTTTGGCATTAATTGATTTGGCTTTACTATCTAAGGATGAAACATGGTTTATGGAGTTATCCGGTAAATTGGAATCGATTAAAATCCATCCGAAAATAAATATCAGGAAATCCGAGTTTCTTATCCCGGGAAATAGAATCGGGAAACTCGATTTAAATAGATGATGAGTCAAAAACCATAATATATCGGATAATACAAGGAGGCCATGATCATGACAATAGAACATGTAACAGATGATAATTTTGCTAGTAAAATCAAGGAAGGTTTAGTACTGGTTGATTTTTGGGCACCGTGGTGCGGACCATGTAAAATGATTGCCCCAATCCTTAATGAAATTGATGTTGAAATGGGTGATCGGGTTAAGATCGTAAAATTGAATGTGGATGAAAATTCAGCTACGACAAGTGATTATGGAGTGATGGGAATTCCGGCCCTTATTCTTTTCAAAGATGGAGAAAAAGTAGATCAAGCAATTGGCTTACAGCCTAAAGAAGCGATTGCGGCATTGATTGAAAAGCATGCATGAGTAGTATGTGTTAAATAAAAAAAGGACTTATACCGACCAATACCTGTAAAGGGTTGGTAACAAAATGGAGGATTACTAAATGAATTCTAAATTTACACCATTATTTGATTCGTTCAATCTAGGAAAAGGGATGGAAGTGAAAAATCGGTTGGTGATGGCGCCTATGACAAATTTCTCTTCGA
Protein-coding sequences here:
- a CDS encoding esterase/lipase family protein; translated protein: MAKPNFSSAGKLKPPSETFNPGDWFLGSTPPNLDTNKPPIVFVQGKNSNSASWYGETDYHGVNDMYTKAYEAGYQTVFVQLYDSAGNGSVSQYANGRLLAQMLAEISNHFGGEKVNIIAHSKGGPDTQAALVHFGAHQYVGRVITLASPHHGSNLADLAYSWYAGWLGSLLGQKDEGTYSLQVGKMAEFRSVTDNHVNARKNMYFTVAGMNRGPVLSALSMGGQYLSSYGENDGLVNVWSTKIPYASHLFTDPNYDHDNIRIGSAVFSRIEPYLRSTSIAGIPGLNVNYKENVEDDVITTALSQTVLGDVLQQNVWNEQSFHVNEAAPSDITIYTATNDVEVELISPSNKKYRPSLKVQSAKNQTSFFNGATIQTFNRNKLEIGDWRVRMKTKSPKDAYLFTAQFNEKNPIILSMAGKVKQKDAKFIIKNPMNDKKRPISTTFLVHLIDESGKEISEKSTIQEMDTENFSGTLPEVPKSGVYNVTIDVKEKSVNGPERTRTLIRSVYIEK
- a CDS encoding glucosaminidase domain-containing protein, with the translated sequence MFGDGYGTSFLANQGKNIFGTKGDFKGESVIIQTIEYVNGAPVQVWNKFRKYPTWEESLRDLANLYVKGTSWNRSLYTAVIGEQDYKKALKAIFDAGYASDPKYIEKLANLIETSDLTKYDECIEEVYHIVKKGDSVSALAKAYGSTQMQIQQWNGLVDLNLIKVNQRLRVK
- the lexA gene encoding transcriptional repressor LexA is translated as MTKLSKRQQDILDFIKEEVRQKGYPPSVREIGEAVGLASSSTVHGHLSRLESKGLIRRDPTKPRAIEILNLEEANNIPKASVVNVPLLGKVTAGMPITAIENIEEYFPLPESMVPHDDHVFMLEIMGESMIEAGIHDGDYVIVKQQSSANNGDIVVAMTEDDEATVKRFFKEPDYIRLQPENSNMEPIILRDVSILGKVIGLYRQIH
- the yneA gene encoding cell division suppressor protein YneA, translating into MKKIYKNYVYTILLAGSVFIFSILFSCTLDNDQKKDFLSIEVGEGDTLWGIAEKYDEADLTKKEFIGWIEEHNGVRADSIKPGQVIVIPVKGEELVQNLASQQ
- a CDS encoding YneB family resolvase-like protein gives rise to the protein MKAIIYCRVSTEKESQETSLARQEDELVKLAEKLDMEVVSIIKEQESGYELNRDGIFDMIELFKAKEAEVLLIQDETRLGRGNAKIALFHVILKEDVKIYTLSHDGEIELSDSDAMVIQIVGIVEEYQRKLHNLKIKRGMIRAVEKGYRPQNNLQNQRNSTGRERMEIPIEEIIKLRANGLTFAEIAATLRGFGYNVSKATVNRRFLEHQLNIQESQS
- a CDS encoding DUF896 domain-containing protein, translated to MLSKEKIARINELSKKAKAEGLTEVEAKEQTQLRSEYLETFRRSMSDTLEHVKVVDPEGNDVTPQKIKNIKEKRNLH
- the tkt gene encoding transketolase, which translates into the protein MLDKLDALSINTIRTLSIDAIEKANSGHPGMPMGAAPMAYKLWTEYMNHNPKNPDWFNRDRFVLSAGHGSMLLYSLLHLSGYGLSIDDLKSFRQWGSKTPGHPEFGHTAGVDATTGPLGQGIAMAVGMAMAERHLAESYNRESYNVVDHYTYSICGDGDLMEGVSAEAASLAGHLQLGRLVVLYDSNDISLDGDLSQSFSESVANRFKSYGWQYVRVEDGNDLQEIAKAIEEAKTDEARPTLIEVKTVIGYGSPNRSGKSAVHGAPLGADELKLTKEAYKWTFEEDFHVPEEVYSHFNESVVEAGAQKEEAWNELFKNYKEAHPELAEQLELAIKGELPAEWDQEIPVYEEGKTLASRASSGEVLNAIAKKVPSFIGGSADLAGSNNTAIKGETDLLPGNYSGRNIWFGVREFAMGAALNGMTLHGGLKVYGGTFFVFSDYLRPAIRMAALMGLPVTYVFTHDSIAVGEDGPTHEPIEQLASLRAMPNLGVIRPADGNETAAAWKVAMESTNKPNALVLTRQGLPTIKDTSETAYEGVSKGAYIISAAKKEEADALLLATGSEVNLAVEAQKALANDGIDVSVISMPSWDRFETQSKEYKQSVINPAVKKRLAIEVASPFGWDRYAGDEGEILAINHFGASAPGGKIMEEFGFTVENVVARVKEMLK
- the sirA gene encoding sporulation inhibitor of replication protein SirA, producing MRTYQIFLIEDEFAHHYYGREKLFFNLFLEYIQARGRLKSILQKQIEFVTKTVPIIQLQVAIEQRLQKKMNFWSQNGKYYLEKTNGSSKAVLIIQDESITLKAEGDYEAETAFFECIRKYEASFLAIDFEHEKYGWLKPIKERKFV
- a CDS encoding YneF family protein, whose protein sequence is MWVYILVGVLALIAGVVLGFFIARKYMMDYLKKNPPINEQMLKMMMMQMGMKPSQKKINQMMSAMNKQQTK
- a CDS encoding spore coat protein codes for the protein MEMDYLNPQGAEHMPEMADSSIALEFLLSIKNGIHTYAIAITETMSPELRQALYRQMEQSIDLHAEMEKGHCRRSSQLSFGTC
- a CDS encoding spore coat protein, whose translation is MTNFLQNMAGMSGMTDQVIATDFLISAKSGIRNAAFAITETASPELRAALREQLKSAVETHGIISDYMVSKGYYHPQDMDEQAQVNLQTANTALNL
- a CDS encoding RrF2 family transcriptional regulator — translated: MNSDFTIAVHSLVYLAYLPDHMASSESIAENVCTNSARIRKMMSCLRNKGFVKTKEGVGGGYILDCNPEEVSLADIYITVSHGTLKPKWCTGNPEKKCVISSNTQVVMDQIFDEAELYFEKYLEDITLSTFLEKIKQCP